In Vanessa cardui chromosome 6, ilVanCard2.1, whole genome shotgun sequence, the following proteins share a genomic window:
- the LOC124530588 gene encoding glutamate synthase [NADH], amyloplastic, producing MEWEGPPKQGLYDPQNEHEACGVGFVVAIDGKRSHKIVRDAETLAKRMEHRGACACDNDTGDGAGVLTAIPHQYYCAQLRSSHQIDLPAFGHYATGIFFLDKLHHQDIEKKFTELAESLGLSVICWRTVPTNNNTIGQVARNSEPYMRQVFVTGDISDENQLARQIFVLRKRASHELVVPGARFYICSLSLKTIVYKGLLTSNQLWEYFKDLTNPAFTTYLALVHTRFSTNTFPSWERAHPLRVLAHNGEINTLRGNVNLMKAREGVMKSEIFGEDLKKLYPVVEPNLSDSGSADCVLEFLLHCGNRTLPEAVMTMVPEAWHNDPTMPKEKRDYYQWASCAMEPWDGPALVSFTDGRYIGAILDRNGLRPSRFYVTNENILVMASEVGVYDVDPEKVILKSRLKPGRMLLVDTQEKKIIQDVELKLKIAQSRPHSQWLQEQITMEDIHKSISPRVDVKSNGYDHSAISGLGDKRLGLFGYTIESINMLLLPMIQNKKEALGSMGNDAPLACLSRFQPLPYEYFKQLFAQVTNPPIDPFREKIVMSLMCPIGPTANILQPSADFVHRIFLPQPILSLPDIEALKRTSHRGWKTEVLDCTFDTGAGPLGLEAALTRIAHAAHAAAAAGCQLLVLSDRAAGPARVPVSSLLALGAVHHHLIETRQRMKVGLIVETAEAREVHHMCVLLGYGADAICPYLAFELAFSLRNDNLIDQNLTDDQIYLAYQKAIETGLAKVMAKMGISMLQSYKSAQIFEAVGLSEEVIDKCFRGTQSRIGGVNFEILSQETFDRHALTYGDCRDMLVLRNPGNYHWRAGGEKHINDPLSIANLQEAAVGNSASAYDRFRESALESVRACTLRGQLELVKLDEPLPLAEIEPAAEIVKRFATGAMSFGSISLEAHTTLAVAMNRVGGKSNTGEGGENADRYLNQDPEFNKRSAIKQVASGRFGVTASYLAHADDLQIKMAQGAKPGEGGELPGYKVTEEIARTRCSVAGVGLISPPPHHDIYSIEDLAELIYDLKCANPRARISVKLVSEVGVGVVASGVAKGKAEHIVISGHDGGTGASSWTGIKSAGLPWELGVAETHQVLVLNDLRSRVVVQADGQIRTGFDVMVAALLGADEFGFSTAPLIALGCTMMRKCHLNTCPVGIATQDPVLRKKFAGKPEHVINYLFMLAEEVRVHMSEVGVRRFGELVGRTDLLKVRERNDNPKARLLNLGLILKNALHMRPGVNIVGGSKPQDFQLEKRLDNQIIQQCSGILDGTQQKIDIAMKITNEDRAFTSTLSYHIAMKFGDGGLPDGTSINISLTGSAGQSFCAFLSKGITVTLEGDANDYVGKGLSGGKVIIYPPKTSPFESHLNVIVGNVCLYGATSGRAYFRGIASERFCVRNSGCVAVAEGAGDHACEYMTAGVVLVLGLVGRNFAAGMSGGIAYVYDIDGSFKSKCNPEMVELLPLERKEDLDEVQKLLEEFVEYTGSIIAKNLLETWPEPAKMFVKVFPYEYQRALKQIALKQATPKLESNGKADENGVVDIEEAVRNVELDKKNLEKILDKTRGFIKYPRETSLYRPAQQRLTDWDEIYNPSGVRRGLRVQAARCMECGVPFCQGAHGCPLGNIIPKWNDLVYRADWRQALAMLLQTNNFPEFTGRVCPAPCEGACVLGISEPPVTIKNIECAIIDHAFESGWISPEIPEHRNGKTVAIVGSGPAGLACAHQLNKAGYTVTVFERNDRPGGLLQYGIPSMKLSKEVVARRIKLMTAEGISFKCNIDVGKDISAAELANEYDALVLCMGATWPRDLPLKGRQLGGIHFAMEFLEGWQKRQAGPAPGHAAKDAPMLSAKDKDVLIIGGGDTGCDCIATALRQGAKSITTFEILPEPKKTRGQDNPWPQWPRVFRVDYGHEEVKVKFGNDPRKFSTLTKEFLDDGSGNVCGVSASQVEWARGAGGRWDMRELPAERRVYPADLVLLAMGFLGPERYVATQLDLPLDARSNFETSKDNIYKTPMSNVFAAGDCRRGQSLVVWAISEGRQAARAVDIYLSGKSYLPGPGGVISSN from the exons GAGCAGTCATCAAATTGACTTGCCAGCGTTTGGTCATTATGCCACTGGTATATTCTTCCTGGACAAGCTTCACCATCAAGACATTGAGAAGAAGTTTACCGAGCTCGCTGAGAGCCTCGGTTTGAGTGTGATTTGTTGGAGGACGGTACCAACGAACAACAACACCATTG GTCAAGTGGCTCGTAACTCGGAGCCATATATGCGTCAAGTGTTTGTTACCGGAGATATCAGCGACGAAAACCAACTTGCACGCCAG ATATTCGTGCTGCGTAAACGCGCTTCCCACGAGCTTGTCGTGCCGGGGGCTCGCTTCTACATCTGCAGTTTGTCTCTGAAGACTATTGTTTATAAAGGACTTCTCACTTCAAACCAATTATGG GAATATTTCAAGGATCTGACCAACCCTGCCTTTACTACGTACCTAGCGTTAGTACACACGCGCTTCTCCACCAACACCTTCCCAAGCTGGGAACGTGCCCATCCTTTGag AGTTCTTGCCCACAATGgcgaaataaatacattacgAGGTAACGTGAATCTGATGAAAGCTCGCGAAGGTGTCATGAAGAGCGAGATATTTGGTGAAG ATCTGAAAAAACTGTATCCAGTTGTGGAACCAAATCTATCCGATTCCGGCTCAGCAGATTGCGTGCTCGAATTCTTGCTACACTGCGGAAACCGGACGCTGCCGGAAGCTGTGATGACGATGGTACCCGAAGCTTGGCACAACGATCCCACAATGCCAAAAGAAAAGAGAGACTATTATCAGTGGGCCTCGTGTGCGATGGAACCATGGGATGGACCCGCTTTAGTTTCATTTACTGATGGAAGATATATTG GTGCCATATTGGACAGAAATGGTCTAAGACCATCTCGTTTCTAcgtaacaaatgaaaatatacttgtGATGGCGTCCGAAGTTGGAGTTTATGATGTCGATCCAGAAAAAGTCATATTAAAG AGTCGTCTAAAGCCCGGCCGTATGTTGCTAGTCGATACGCAAGAGAAGAAAATCATCCAAGACGTAGAGCTTAAGCTGAAGATCGCGCAAAGCCGCCCGCACTCGCAGTGGCTGCAAGAACAG ATAACGATGGAGGATATCCACAAGTCGATCTCCCCTCGAGTGGACGTCAAAAGTAACGGATACGACCACAGCGCCATCTCCGGCCTCGGCGACAAGCGGCTCGGCCTGTTTGGATACACTATCGAATCCATCAACATGTTGTTGCTACCTATGATACAGAACAA GAAGGAGGCTCTGGGCAGTATGGGCAACGACGCGCCGCTGGCGTGCCTGTCGCGCTTCCAGCCGCTGCCCTACGAGTACTTCAAGCAGCTGTTCGCGCAGGTCACCAACCCGCCTATCGATCCTTTCCG CGAGAAGATCGTGATGTCACTGATGTGCCCGATCGGCCCCACCGCCAACATCCTGCAGCCGAGCGCTGATTTTGTGCATCGCATATTCCTACCCCAGCCCATACTATCCCTACCTGACATCGAGGCTCTCAAGCGGACTTCTCATCGAGGATGGAAG ACGGAGGTGCTGGACTGCACGTTCGACACGGGCGCCGGGCCGCTGGGGCTGGAGGCGGCGCTGACGCGCATCGCGCACGCGGCGcacgcggcggcggcggcgggctgCCAGCTGCTCGTGCTGTCCGACCGCGCCGCCGGCCCCGCGCGCGTGCCCGTCAGCTCGCTGCTCGCGCTCG GCGCAGTCCACCATCACTTGATCGAAACGCGCCAGCGCATGAAAGTGGGACTCATTGTGGAAACCGCAGAAGCTCGAGAGGTACACCACATGTGCGTTTTACTCG GCTATGGAGCTGATGCTATCTGTCCCTACCTGGCTTTCGAGCTGGCTTTTTCCCTGCGCAACGATAACCTGATCGACCAGAACCTGACCGACGACCAAATATACTTGGCATACCAAAAAGCCATCGAGACCGGCCTCGCCAAGGTGATGGCCAAGATGGGCATCAGCATGCTGCAGTCCTACAAGAGCGCACAGATTTTCGAGGCAGTCGGACTCAGTGAGGAGGTCATTGACAAGTGCTTCCGAGGCACGCAGTCGAGGATCG GTGGCGTTAATTTTGAGATTTTGTCTCAGGAAACGTTTGACAGGCACGCATTGACGTACGGTGACTGTCGCGATATGCTTGTCTTGAG GAACCCGGGCAACTACCACTGGCGCGCGGGTGGCGAGAAGCACATCAACGACCCGCTGTCCATCGCCAACCTGCAGGAGGCAGCCGTCGGCAACAGCGCTTCTGCCTACGACCGCTTTAG GGAGAGCGCGCTGGAGTCGGTGCGCGCGTGCACGCTGCGCGGACAGCTGGAACTCGTGAAGCTGGACGAGCCGCTGCCGCTGGCCGAGATCGAGCCCGCCGCCGAGATCGTCAAGCGCTTCGCCACCG GTGCTATGTCTTTCGGCTCAATTTCTCTGGAGGCGCACACGACGCTCGCCGTGGCCATGAACCGCGTGGGCGGGAAATCTAACACCGGAGAGGGCGGAGAGAACGCCGATCGTTACCTCAACCAG GATCCTGAATTCAACAAGCGTTCCGCCATAAAACAAGTGGCATCCGGACGGTTCGGAGTGACCGCGTCCTACCTAGCGCATGCTGATGACTTACAAATCAAGATGGCACAGGGAGCTAAGCCGGGGGAGGGCGGAGAATTACCCG GCTACAAGGTGACGGAGGAGATCGCGCGCACGCGCTGCTCGGTGGCGGGCGTGGGGCTGATCTCGCCGCCGCCGCACCACGACATCTACTCCATCGAGGACCTGGCCGAGCTCATCTACGACCTCAAGTGCGCCAACCCGCGCGCGCGCATCTCCGTCAAGCTCGTGTCCGAGGTCGGCGTCGGCGTCGTCGCCTCGGGCGTCGCCAAG GGTAAAGCCGAGCACATCGTGATCTCGGGGCACGACGGCGGCACGGGCGCCAGTTCGTGGACCGGCATCAAGAGCGCGGGGCTGCCGTGGGAGCTGGGCGTGGCCGAGACGCACCAGGTGCTCGTGCTCAACGACCTGCGTTCGCG AGTCGTGGTTCAAGCGGACGGACAGATTCGAACTGGTTTCGATGTGATGGTGGCGGCGCTGCTTGGTGCGGACGAGTTCGGCTTTAGTACTGCGCCCCTCATTGCATTAG GTTGTACTATGATGAGGAAGTGTCACCTGAATACGTGTCCTGTGGGCATTGCGACGCAGGATCCCGTTCTTCGCAAGAAGTTCGCCGGCAAGCCGGAACACGTCATCAATTACCTGTTCATGTTAGCTGAAGAG GTGCGCGTGCACATGTCGGAGGTGGGCGTGCGGCGCTTCGGCGAGCTGGTGGGCCGCACCGACCTGCTCAAGGTGCGCGAGCGCAACGACAACCCCAAGGCGCGCCTGCTCAACCTCGGCCTCATCCTCAAGAACGCGCTGCACATGCGCCCCGGCGTCAACATCGTCGGCGGCTCCAAGCCGCAG GACTTCCAATTGGAGAAACGTCTAGATAACCAGATAATCCAGCAGTGCAGTGGTATACTGGACGGCACTCAGCAGAAAATTGACATCGCCATGAAAATCACAAACGAAGACCGCGCCTTCACATCCACGCTGTCTTACCATATTGCTAT GAAATTTGGTGATGGTGGCTTGCCTGACGGTACATCGATAAATATTTCACTGACTGGCTCTGCGGGTCAGAGCTTTTGCGCTTTCCTCTCAAAGGGAATCACAGTTACACTTGAAGGCGACGCCAATGATTATGTCG GAAAGGGTCTCTCCGGGGGCAAGGTCATAATTTATCCACCTAAGACTTCACCATTTGAGTCACACTTAAATGTGATTGTGGGCAACGTGTGTCTCTACGGGGCTACTTCTGGCAGAGCTTACTTCAG GGGCATCGCGTCGGAGCGCTTCTGCGTGCGCAACTCGGGCTGCGTGGCCGTGGCGGAGGGCGCGGGCGACCACGCGTGCGAGTACATGACGGCCGGCGTCGTGCTCGTGCTTGGCCTCGTGGGACGAAACTTCGCCGCCGGCATGAGCG GTGGTATCGCCTATGTGTACGACATCGACGGCTCATTCAAAAGTAAGTGCAACCCTGAAATGGTGGAGCTGTTGCCGTTAGAGAGAAAGGAGGATTTGGATGAAGTACAAAAACTGTTAGAAGAATTTGTAGAATATACCGG ctCGATAATTGCGAAGAATCTTCTCGAAACCTGGCCAGAACCGGCTAAAATGTTCGTCAAGGTATTCCCTTACGAGTACCAGCGAGCTCTCAAACAGATAGCTCTTAAGCAAGCCACGCCGAAACTCGAGAGCAACGGCAAGGCCGATGAGAATGGCGTCGTGGACATCGAGGAAGCAGTTCGGAATGTAGAGCTGGATAAGAAAAACTTAGAAAAGATCTTGGATAAGACCAG GGGCTTCATCAAGTACCCGCGCGAGACGTCGCTGTACCGGCCGGCGCAGCAGCGGCTGACGGACTGGGACGAGATCTACAACCCGTCGGGCGTGCGGCGCGGGCTGCGCGTGCAGGCGGCGCGCTGCATGGAGTGCGGCGTGCCCTTCTGCCAGGGCGCGCACGGCTGCCCGCTCGGCAACATCATCCCCAAGTGGAACGACCTGGTGTACCGCGCCGACTGGCGGCAGGCGCTCGCCATGCTGCTGCAGACCAACAACTTCCCCG AGTTCACGGGGCGCGTGTGCCCGGCGCCGTGCGAGGGCGCGTGCGTGCTCGGCATCTCCGAGCCGCCCGTCACCATCAAGAACATCGAGTGCGCCATCATCGACCACGCCTTCGAGAGCGGCTGGATCAGCCCCGAG aTTCCGGAGCATCGCAACGGAAAAACTGTCGCTATAGTCGGTTCGGGACCGGCCGGATTGGCATGCGCTCATCAATTAAATAAG GCTGGATACACGGTGACAGTATTCGAACGTAATGATCGCCCCGGTGGTTTGCTGCAATACGGAATACCGAGTATGAAACTCAGCAAGGAAGTCGTGGCTCGAAGGATCAAGCTGATGACCGCTGAGGGCATTTCCTTTAAATGCAACATCGATGTTGGAAAAGACATTTCTGCAGCTGAGTTGGCTAACGA ATACGACGCACTGGTCCTCTGCATGGGCGCGACGTGGCCGCGCGACCTGCCGCTGAAGGGCCGGCAGCTGGGCGGCATCCACTTCGCCATGGAGTTCCTGGAGGGCTGGCAGAAGCGCCAGGCCGGCCCCGCGCCCGGGCACGCCGCCAAGGACGCGCCCATGCTGTCCGCCAAGGACAAGGACGTGCTCATCATCGGCGGCGGCGACACCGG GTGTGACTGTATAGCGACAGCGCTTCGGCAAGGCGCCAAGTCAATCACGACGTTCGAGATCCTCCCTGAGCCCAAGAAAACTAGAGGACAAGACAATCCGTGGCCACAGTGGCCCAGAGTATTCAG GGTTGACTACGGTCATGAAGAAGTGAAGGTCAAGTTCGGCAACGACCCCAGGAAATTCTCTACGCTGACCAAGGAATTCCTCGATGacg GCTCGGGCAACGTGTGCGGCGTGTCGGCGTCGCAGGTGGAGTgggcgcgcggcgcgggcgggcGCTGGGACATGCGCGAGCTGCCCGCCGAGCGCCGCGTGTACCCCGCCGACCTCGTGCTGCTCGCCATGGGCTTCCTCGGCCCCGAGCGCTACGTCGCCACGCAGCTCG ATCTCCCACTCGACGCGCGCAGCAACTTCGAAACATCGAAGGACAACATCTACAAGACTCCAATGAGCAACGTATTTGCTGCAGGAG ATTGTCGTCGTGGTCAGTCTTTAGTCGTGTGGGCCATATCAGAAGGCAGACAGGCTGCCAGGGCTGTTGATATATATCTGTCAGGCAAGTCCTACCTTCCAGGTCCCGGCGGAGTTATTTCCAGCAATTAA